TGCTAAGAAGCTCCACGAGAGGGATTTATGAGAATAATAAAAATGGCGGGAGCGGCGGGGCTCGAACCCGTAACCTCTGCCGTGACAGGGCAGCGCTCTAACCAATTGAGCTACGCCCCCGCATTGGGGACGAGAAAAGTATGCAACCCGACTGCTGGCGTCAACAGGAAAAAACGTAGAAAATAAAAAAGTGATTCGGGCAACAGACGCCAAGGAGGTGGGGGTGGGGGACCCCGCTGAAGAAACGTACTGCCACCCGAATCACTATTAAGCTTATGCGCAGGTAGGAAAAAGTCAATGGGGGATTCCTAAATTATTATAATAATACAACTGCGCCATCCCCACGCACCCAGCGCCTCGTCGGCCTTCCAAGACGGTCGAATTTTCGTCCTCCCCATTCAAGGTTGGAATAGTCTTTGCATCATGGCCGGATTTTCCGGAAAGGCAGGATTAATCACCAGCACCGGCTCGGTCATCAGCGCCCGAGCCAGGTTATCCGCAGAAGCATCCCCTTCCAATTTGGCCCGCCATACCAAATCAAATTGAAACTCCATCACCCCGGGACTGTCCCCTTGGAAGTTGGTGTACCAGAAATTGTCATAGACAATGGCCAGCATCCGGCCGGTGCGCGCTGGCGGCTCAGTGATGCGGGATTTGGGATGCGGCCCGTCCAGGGTCACCAGCGGCGCATCCCGGCTGACCCACAGCCAATGGCCCTCGGCTGTGGCATAGTGCGCCCAACCATCTATCGCAAAGTAATCCCGGCAGGTGCCCGGCAGTTGGTCCGTGAACGGCGTAAATCCCATGCCGCCGCAGCTCAAACGGGGCAGGGTGCCGTCGCAGGGCATCGGGCTGACGATGCACAGCAACTCCGGGTCAAACGAGGATTGTCGGTTGAACCGCACCGTTAAACGGGCCCGCGGCTCGCGCTTCCATAGCTCCAGTTTGCGTGTGCCCCACCGGAGGCGAGGATGCTCAAATCGTTGGGTATAAAGCAGGGTATGCCGATTGTCCTCCAAGGTGACCGGGCCCGATGGTGTGGCCGTAATCAATTCGAGTTTCTCCTTTTGGAGCTGCGCTTTCCGCGCGGCCTCCTGGGCGTGCCAGATATCCTGCGCAACCCACCGCGGCGCAAAGCCGTTGACCTTCACGCTGACGAAATCCCCCAATCCCTCGCTGAACAGCGATTTCTTCATGCCCGGCCACAGGGCCGCCACGGGCCAGCCCAGCGCATTCGTGGTCACACGGGGAGCCACCGGCGAATTCGGCACATCCTCGGCCTTATCCCGGCTGAAGTGGAAAAGCCGGGCGCTGTGGGGCGGAAGATTCTCCACCCAAAATTTGGCAAACCGATTGGGCGAACGATCCGGAAAAGTGGCGGAAACGTCCTCATAGCTTAAATCCGCTGGCCGGCCGGGCCGGCCCCAATGCGGGCCAGGTTCGTAATACAGCCGGGCACGGGCGCCGGTGGCGGTGTCCACCAGCGTATGCGTTTCCTGGCGCAGGCAGGTGCTAATCATTGTGGCCCAGCCGGTGAAGGGCGCCGCCGCAGGATTGGCCACCCAGAGCCCCTCGCTTTCCTTGGCCAGCCGGCTGCGGGCGCGCTGGCCCAGGAGCCACTCCGCCAAAGCCATGGGCCGCCAGGCAAATCGCGCTTTTTCATTCCACTGACCTTGGGAATCCAGGCTGTACGGTTGCCCCACACTCATGCCCGAACCCCAGGTGTGCTCATCAAACAGGCACAAGTCCTGCCACAACTCCGTCATTCGCGCGCGGGTGGAAGAATCCAACGGGCCAAAAACCGGCGATTGCGCCGCGCTCAGCAACCGCTTGGCCAGGCGGCTGGCCGCCACTTCACGCGGCGCGCAAGCCGTGCCATTGGCCCACCAATCCGTCCATTCTCCCGCATATTCAGGCGCCGTGGCGCCAGCGGCCTTTTCCAAATCACGCATGGCCTCGCTCACCGTGGTCAGGCGCAGGCGGGGTTGCAGGCCGAGCTTGTTCCAGGCCGCCACGAAATCCGACAACGGCGGGAAGGGCGGGTCATTGTCATACCGCCACATGCTGGTCATCGAGACCGCCAGCACTGGCAGCCGGTACCCGCTTTTTTCATATTCCCGCAGCCGGCTGAGGCAGCGTTCATGGGCTTTGCGGAGCGAAGCTTCATCCGTTTTCAGAATGTCTCCCGCCCGCGGCGGACGATAAGTCCCGTCCCCCGCCCGCGGCAGCGGCCCGCGCCGCCATTCCACACTCTCAAAGAAGAAAAATCCATCGCCATACGGCAGGCTCATATAAACAAAAAGCCGGCGGCCATCGGGCTGCTTCCACCAAAAAGTGGACAGCCGCGGAAAAGGCGGCCCCCCGCTATCGCTGTTGATGCCTGTGAAAAGATAACGCACGCCGCGGTCCAGCAGCGCTTTGGCGCCGGCGCGAGGGAAACCGTTCACATCATTTTGCACGGCCGTTTGCGGACGAAAACTTTTCCATAAATCCTCCGGCAGCCAATGCAGCATCACCTCCCATTGCTCGGCATTCAGGAAGGGCGTGTTATTGAACGGCAGCGCGGTCACCTCCAATTGCCCCTCACGCACTGCCTGCAAGAACTCCTGCCGGCGTGCCGGCGTGGCTCGTTGCCACCACTCCAGCACGGCAATCGTGGTTTCTGCGGTCCAATGGAAGCGTGCCTCCGCCGGCATCTTGCGGGTGGCCATCACCGTATCCAGCGCCACATCCAGATAACGCACCTGCAAATCACGGCAGACCGCTGGGTGGTCCGTGAATCCATAATCCGTGTGCGAGAAGTGAATCAGGTCAATCTGTTGCACATGCGCCGGCGTCTCGGCCGCCGCCATCAGCAGGGCAGGGGAGCAGACCAGCAGGCACCAACCGCCCGCCAGCAATGACCTCATCCGACTGGAAAGCGCCATTCGCAGGGATTTCATGCCCGCAGCCTAACGGGGAAATCCCGCGGCGTCAAACCTGCCTCCCCGGCTCAAGTATCCAAGTAACGCAATTGCCGCCGGGCAATCAGAGGATCCACCCGGGCCAGCAGGAAATACGCCCAGCGCTGCTTGAGTTTCTCCCACAAGGAATTGGCGCGCCGCCACTCCCGCGGTTCTAGGCGCCGGGCATGGGCCAGGTCTCGCTCGAATAACGCGCAGGCCCCCTCGACCGCCCAGGCGTCGGATACCCGCACCATCAGCTCATAATTGATGTGCAGACTGCGGTTGTCCAGATTGGCCGAGCCGATATATGCCGCCTGGTCCACAATCATCAATTTGGCGTGAAGTATTTGCGGCTGATATTCGTAAATCTCAATGCCCGCCCGCATCAGCCGCCCATACAGGCTGCGCGCCGCAAACTGCGCCACCGGCACATCCGACTTGGCCCCCAGCAAAATTTGCACCCGCCCCCCACGGCGCACCACGCGGCCCAGCTCACGCCGGATGCGCCAGGTGGGAAGAAAATACGCGCTCACCAGCCGCACCTGCTGCGCCTTGCGCAAATCCTGATGCAGCCTTCTTTTTAATGGATTGCGTCCCCGCCCCGGCCCGCTCAATAAAATCTCACAATCAGGATGCGGCAGATGCCGCCGAAAATGGCTGCGCCGCAAGCGCATCAGGCGCGGATGCCGAAAATCAGCCCGCGCAAACATCACCTCAAACGCTTCCGCCAAATCTTCCGCGGGCGGTCCGCCCAAGCGCGCGCCATGATCGCACCACCCCTCCTGCACTCCATCCCCCGTGTACTCCGGCGCCACATTACATCCCCCTACAAAGGCAATGGCCTCATCGCACACTAATAATTTGCGATGGTCACGAAAACCCCACCGCTCCAAAGACAAAGGATTAAACCAGCGCACCTGCCCTCCGGCCTCCCGCAGCGGCTCCCAAAATGTGTCGGGCAGCTCAATCGAGCCGAATGCATCCACCAGGACTTGCACCTGTACCCCGCGCCGTGCCGCACGCACCAGGGCCGCGCGCAGGGCTTCACCCGGAGGGCTGGCCGTGTAAATGTAGGTTTCCAGTCGCACACTGCGCCGGGCCTCCGCAATGGCTTGGAGCTTGGCTTGAAAATCCTCTTGCCCCGTGGCCAGCCAGTGAATGTCCGTGCCCGTACCCATGTGCTGACGGTATCATAGAAAGGCATGGAAAAATATCAATAACTTCAGGCTTCACCATCGCCGGCGAAACTCGCTGCCCTTGCCCGCTATTTTTTTCCGAACTAATTCCCGCCATTCCCGTCTAATTTAAGAGAAAACACGAATAACTCAGGGTGGCCTGGTTGGGGCCCCCACATCCATTAACGAAACTTATGAAAAAGACTGCCATGCTCTTGAGTTTGAGCCTGTTGCTCGCCGCCAACGGCTGGTCCAGTCCCGACCCTGCTGCCCAACCGCAG
This is a stretch of genomic DNA from Fontisphaera persica. It encodes these proteins:
- a CDS encoding phospholipase D-like domain-containing protein translates to MGTGTDIHWLATGQEDFQAKLQAIAEARRSVRLETYIYTASPPGEALRAALVRAARRGVQVQVLVDAFGSIELPDTFWEPLREAGGQVRWFNPLSLERWGFRDHRKLLVCDEAIAFVGGCNVAPEYTGDGVQEGWCDHGARLGGPPAEDLAEAFEVMFARADFRHPRLMRLRRSHFRRHLPHPDCEILLSGPGRGRNPLKRRLHQDLRKAQQVRLVSAYFLPTWRIRRELGRVVRRGGRVQILLGAKSDVPVAQFAARSLYGRLMRAGIEIYEYQPQILHAKLMIVDQAAYIGSANLDNRSLHINYELMVRVSDAWAVEGACALFERDLAHARRLEPREWRRANSLWEKLKQRWAYFLLARVDPLIARRQLRYLDT